The DNA region TGGCGGTGGGCTCGGCGAGCACCGGGTCGTTGGCGGCGAGGCCCCACCAGTCGGCCCAGTCCAGGACGCCGGCGGCCTTCGCGGCGGACTGGCGGGCGTGCCGCTGCTCGCGGTCGGCGGCGTTGATGCGCGGCGTGGTGGGGTCGGGCATGTGGTCGGCGTTCATGAAGACGCCGCCGTCGGCCACGATCTTGCCGAGCTGTTCGTAGAGCGCGGCAAGGGGTTCGCTGAACAGCCAGTGCAGGGCGGTCGCGGTGAGGACGGCGTCGTAGGAGTCGTGGGGCAGCTGGGAGGTCCAGCCCGGGTCCTTCAGGTCGGCGGTCACGAAGGTGACGCGGTCGTCACCGGCGAAGGTGCCCTCGGCGATGGCGAGCAGGGCGGGGTCGAGGTCGATGCCCGTGCTGACCGCCTTCGGGAACCTTTTGAGGAGTCTGTCCGTAATACTTCCCGTACCGCACGCGAGGTCCAGGACACGCGGTTCCGGGCCGACGAGGGCCTCGACCATGTCGAGCATGACGCGGAACCGCTCCTCGCGGTCCGGCATGTACCACTCCTGCTGCCGATCCCAACTCTCCTGCCAGGCACGCCAGTCGGTTCCGAACCCCGTACCGCTAGTCGTTTCCGTCACCGGAAGACCTCCGTCCCGTACTACGCTCGACTAATCTCGCCGAGTAACACCCGCGCACGAAAAGCGACTGTTACCTCGCACGAGAATGAAGATAGCCCGCCCCCGTAAGGACTACAAGTGGAACTGGCCTATTACTCGGACTACGCCGTGCGCCTGGTCAACACCGAGGAACCGGCTCGTCACAAGGACTCGCTGACCTCCGTGGCCGCGATCCGCGAGCTGTTCGGCGAGAACCAGCAGGCCGCCCGGCGTGCCACGGACTCCGACGTGACGCGCTTCCGCTCGGTGCGGGCGCGGCTGCGGGCCGTCTTCGAGGCGGCCGACGGCGGGGACGAGACGCTGGCCGTGGACCTGCTGAACTCACTGCTCCTGGAGTTCCCGGTCAGTCCCCAGATCTCCGGGCACGACTATCGGGACGACGACGGGCGCCCCCTGTGGCACATGCACCTGGCGGACCACCCGTCGAACGTCACCGCGGGCTACGCGGCCATCGCCGCGATGGGCCTCGCCTTCCACCTCACCGAGCACGGCGTGGACCGGCTCGGACTGTGCGAGGCGTCGCCGTGCCGCAACGCCTATCTGGACACCTCGACCAACCGCTCCCGGCGCTACTGCTCGGACCGCTGCGCCACGCGCGCGAACGTCGCCGCCTACCGCGCGCGCAAGCGCCTGGAGAGCGAGCGGTCCGCGAGCACGGGGCGCACCGCCGAGAAGGTCCAGGAGACCAGCGCGGCGAGCGAGAGCTGACGCCGCCCGCGCGCCTCGCGCTCCTCACGGAACCTGCTCAGCGGCCGGAACCGCGCCCGCACGCGGGCGAGGACCAGCTCCTCCGGCACGACTCCGTAGACGGTGCTGTCGCCCCCCGCGTTGTACGGATTGTCGCCGAGCACCCACCAGCCGCCGTCGCGCCGTTCGACGGCGCGCTTGACCACCAGCAGGTCCTGCTGCAGCGGATGACGCAGAATCACCACGTCACCGGGGCGGACCCGGGCGCCGTGCCGCACCAGCATCCAGTCCCCCGGATTCAGTGTGGGCACCATGGATGGCCCGTCGACCTCGATCAGCTGGAACGGCACGCGTGTCTCCCGCCCGTCTGCCGTCGTCTCCGGCATCAGACAACCTCCCGGACCCATCCTCCACCGGCCTCCCGGTCCCATCCTCCACCGTCTCCAGTGTGACCCTGGACTTTTGTCCTAAGCCCATGGGGGCACTCGCGAAATCAGGTCTCTCACGGAGTAATGTCCCCCCTGAGAAGACGATCACGAGGAGGACAGCACCATGCTTTCCCGCCTGTTTGCCCCCAAGGTGAAGGCCAGCGCGCACTGCGACCTGCCCTGCGGCGTGTACGACCCAGCCCAGGCCCGCATCGAGGCGGAGTCGGTCAAGGCCGTCCAGGAGAAGATGGCCGCCAACGACGACGCGCACTACCAGGCGCGCGCCACCGTCATCAAGGAGCAGCGCGCCGAGCTGGCCAAGCACCACGTGTCGGTGCTCTGGAGCGACTACTTCAAGCCGCCGCACTTCGAGAAGTACCCGGAGCTGCACACGCTGGTCAACGACACCCTCAAGGCCCTCTCGGCCGCGAAGGGGTCGACGGACCCGAAGACCGGCGAGAAGGCCCTTGAGCTGATCGCCGAGATCGACCGCATCTTCTGGGAGACCAAGAAGGCCTGATCCAGGCACCGGGCCCCGCGCCCACCTGACCGCACCCGGTCCCCCGGGGCCGCCGTATCCGGCGGACCCGACGGGCCGGGTGCGGTCGTTTTTCCCGCCGACGCCTGCTGCGTCGCGGCCGACACCTGCTCCGTCGTGACTGGCCCTGTCGTCGTCGCTGTCTCCGTCGTCGTCGCTGTGTCCGTCGTCGTCGCTGTGTCCGTCGTCGTCGCTGTGTCCGCTGTCGCTGTCTCCGTCGTCACTGCGGAGGCCGGCCACCGTCACGGCGGACGCTAAATCGGTTGCCCGCGCCCCGGCCCGCCTGCTGCAGTTGCCCCGTCACCGAAACCGCCGACCGACGAAGAGCAGGAGCCCTCAGATGCGCCGGACGTCCATGTCCCCCCAGGAAGGAATCGCCCCCCGACACGAGGACATGACGCCTAGTGCCATCGCACACGCCTCAGCAAGAGAAGCACCGACACACCCTTAACCTGGGCATCCTGGCGCACGTAGACGCCGGCAAGACCAGCCTGACCGAGCGGCTGCTGCACTCCGCCGGGGTCATCGACGAGATCGGCAGCGTCGACGCGGGCAGCACCCAGACCGACTCCCTCGCCCTTGAGCGGCAGCGCGGCATCACCATCAAGTCGGCGGTCGTGTCCTTCACGATCGACGACGTCACCGTCAACCTCATCGACACCCCCGGCCACCCCGACTTCATCGCCGAGGTGGAGCGGGTCCTGAGCGTGCTCGACGGCGCCGTGCTCGTCGTGTCCGCCGTCGAGGGCGTCCAGGCGCAGACCCGCGTCCTGATGCGTACGCTGCGCAGGCTCGCCATCCCCACGCTCGTGTTCGTCAACAAGGTGGACCGTCGCAGCGCGGACCCCGAGCGCGTACTCGCCGAACTTGCCCGGAAGTTGACGCCAGCCGTCATCCCCATGGGCACGGTGCGCGCCCCCGGCGCCCAAGAAGCGCACTACGCCCCGTACGCCGACGACGACCCCGTCCTCACCACCCGCCTCGCCGAAGTCCTCGCCGAGCGCGACGACGCGCTGCTGTCCGCGTACGTCGAGGGCGACACCGCCGTCCTCACGCCCGGTGGGTTGCGCGCGGCTCTCGCGGACCAGACCCGGCGGGCCCAGGTCCACCCGGTGTTCTTCGGCTCGGCCATGACCGGCACCGGACTGGACGCGCTGACCGACGCCGTCAAGGAGCTGCTGCCCGCGGCGACCGGTGCGGCGGACGGGCCTGTCGCGGGCACCGTCTTCAAGGTCGAACGCGGCCCCTCGGGCGAGAAGGTGGCGTACGCGCGGCTCTTCTCGGGGACGGTGCGCGTGCGCGACCGCGTGGCGCTTCCCGGCCTGGATGGCAAGGTCACCGCCGTCAGCGTCTTCGAGCGGGGCGCGGCCGTGCGGCGCGACGCCGTGAGCGCCGGGCAGATCGCGAAGCTGTGGGGGCTGAACCGGGTACGCATCGGGGACGTGCTCGGCGACCCGCGCCACGTACCCGAACGGCACACCACCGCACACCACTTCGCCCCGCCGACCCTCGAAACCGTCGTCGTGCCCCGGCACGCCGCCGACCGCGGCGCCCTGCACACGGCGCTGACCCAGCTCGCCGAGCAGGACCCGCTGATCGACCTGCGGCAGGACGCGCTGCGGCAGGAGATCTCCGTGTCCTTGTACGGCGAGGTGCAGAAGGAGGTCATCGAGGCAACACTCGCCGAGGAGTTCGGCATCGGTGTCGACTTCCGGGAGAGCACGACCCTGTGCGTGGAGCGGCTCGTCGGCAGTGGCGCGCACGCGGAGTTCATCGACACCGACCCCAATCCGTTCCTGGCGACGGTGGGGCTGCGGGTGGAGCCCGCCCCGGCCGGGGCGGGGGTGGAGTTCCGGCTCGGGGTGGAACTCGGCTCCATGCCCTACGCGTTCTTCAAGGCGGTGGAGGAGACGGTCAGGGAGACCCTGACGCAGGGGCTGCACGGATGGGAGGTGCCCGACTGCCTCGTCACGATGACGCACTGCGGGTACTGGCCGCGGCAGAGCCACGCCCACGCGGTCTTCGACAAGAGCATGTCGAGCACGGCGGGTGACTTCCGCCAGCTCACCCCGCTCGTCCTGATGGACGCGCTGCGGCGCGCGGGGACGCGGGTGCACGAGCCGATGCACCGGTTCCGGCTCACCGCGCCCGCCGACGTGTTCGGCACGCTGCTGCCCGCGCTCGGACGGCTGCGGGCGGTGCCGCACGCGCCGACGGCGCAGGGGGCCGTGTACGTCATCGACGGTGTGATCCCCGCCGCGCGTGTGCACGGGCTCGAGCAGGCGCTGCCCGGACTGACGCGTGGCGAGGGCGAGTTGGAGTCCACCTTCGACCACTACGCGCCGGTGACCGGGACGCCGCCGGCGCGCCCGCGCACGGACCACAATCCGCTGGACCGGAAGGAGTACGTGCAGCGGGTCACGCGGCGGACCCGGGTGGGGTGAGGGTCAGCCGGTGGCGGGAGGTGTGCCGTCGGCGCCTCCCGCCGGGTCCGCCGACGTGACCGCCGCGACCGTCCGCGCGTCCACCAGGTCCCGCAGCCGATCCTGGTCCGCCAGGATGTTGATCTCGACGATGCGGCCGTCCCTGACGGTGAACTCGCCGACGGAGAACGGCTTTCCGTCGTGCACGGCGATCTGCCCCACCTTGCCGTTGACCAGCGCCAGATACGTGGTCGGCGCCAGCTTGGCGAACGAGCGCGCTCCGGCGACCACCGCGGTCGCACCCCGTACGAGGCGGGAGAGTCCTCCGGCCGCGCCTCCGTCGGCCCGCAGCACGACGCCCGGGTCGAGGAGTTCGAGCAGCGCGTCGAAGTCGCCCTTGCGGGCCGCCGCGAGGAAGGCCTCGACGACCTCGCGCTGACGCGTGCGGTCCGTGTCCGCGCCGGGCTCGGGGTCCGCGTCGCGCACCCGGCGGCGGGCCCGGCTGGCGAGTTGCCGGGTCGCGGCCGGGGCCCGCTCGACGATGGGCGCGATGTCCTCGAACGGCACGGCGAACATGTCGTGCAGCACGAACGCGAGGCGCTCGGCGGGGCTCAGCGTGTCCAGGACGACCAGCAACGCGAGCCCCACCGAGTCCGCGAGCAGGGCCTCCTGCTCGGGGTCGACGACGTCCCTGCCGTCCCGCAGCGGGCCGACCTCCGGGTCGGGCACGTGCGTGTCGGCTCCCTGGACGTCCAGAGGCTGCTCACCGCGCTGCTTGCGTGACCGCAGCAGGTCGAGGCAGACGCGGCCGACCACCGTGGTGAGCCAGCCGCCCAGGTTCTCCACGCGTTCGTGGTCGGCGCGGCTGAGCTTCAACCAGGCCTCCTGGACGGCGTCCTCGGCCTCGCTCAGCGAACCGAGCATGCGGTACGCGACCGCCTTCAGGCGGGGCCTGTGCTCCTCGAAGCGCTGCGCCAGAAGATCTCTTCCGTCCATCCCGTCACATTCCTTCGTCGTGATCCGTCGTAGCAGTGACGCACCGACGACGGT from Streptomyces flavofungini includes:
- a CDS encoding CGNR zinc finger domain-containing protein → MELAYYSDYAVRLVNTEEPARHKDSLTSVAAIRELFGENQQAARRATDSDVTRFRSVRARLRAVFEAADGGDETLAVDLLNSLLLEFPVSPQISGHDYRDDDGRPLWHMHLADHPSNVTAGYAAIAAMGLAFHLTEHGVDRLGLCEASPCRNAYLDTSTNRSRRYCSDRCATRANVAAYRARKRLESERSASTGRTAEKVQETSAASES
- the sodX gene encoding nickel-type superoxide dismutase maturation protease; translation: MPETTADGRETRVPFQLIEVDGPSMVPTLNPGDWMLVRHGARVRPGDVVILRHPLQQDLLVVKRAVERRDGGWWVLGDNPYNAGGDSTVYGVVPEELVLARVRARFRPLSRFREEREARGRRQLSLAALVSWTFSAVRPVLADRSLSRRLRAR
- a CDS encoding sigma-70 family RNA polymerase sigma factor, whose amino-acid sequence is MDGRDLLAQRFEEHRPRLKAVAYRMLGSLSEAEDAVQEAWLKLSRADHERVENLGGWLTTVVGRVCLDLLRSRKQRGEQPLDVQGADTHVPDPEVGPLRDGRDVVDPEQEALLADSVGLALLVVLDTLSPAERLAFVLHDMFAVPFEDIAPIVERAPAATRQLASRARRRVRDADPEPGADTDRTRQREVVEAFLAAARKGDFDALLELLDPGVVLRADGGAAGGLSRLVRGATAVVAGARSFAKLAPTTYLALVNGKVGQIAVHDGKPFSVGEFTVRDGRIVEINILADQDRLRDLVDARTVAAVTSADPAGGADGTPPATG
- a CDS encoding elongation factor G, producing the protein MPSHTPQQEKHRHTLNLGILAHVDAGKTSLTERLLHSAGVIDEIGSVDAGSTQTDSLALERQRGITIKSAVVSFTIDDVTVNLIDTPGHPDFIAEVERVLSVLDGAVLVVSAVEGVQAQTRVLMRTLRRLAIPTLVFVNKVDRRSADPERVLAELARKLTPAVIPMGTVRAPGAQEAHYAPYADDDPVLTTRLAEVLAERDDALLSAYVEGDTAVLTPGGLRAALADQTRRAQVHPVFFGSAMTGTGLDALTDAVKELLPAATGAADGPVAGTVFKVERGPSGEKVAYARLFSGTVRVRDRVALPGLDGKVTAVSVFERGAAVRRDAVSAGQIAKLWGLNRVRIGDVLGDPRHVPERHTTAHHFAPPTLETVVVPRHAADRGALHTALTQLAEQDPLIDLRQDALRQEISVSLYGEVQKEVIEATLAEEFGIGVDFRESTTLCVERLVGSGAHAEFIDTDPNPFLATVGLRVEPAPAGAGVEFRLGVELGSMPYAFFKAVEETVRETLTQGLHGWEVPDCLVTMTHCGYWPRQSHAHAVFDKSMSSTAGDFRQLTPLVLMDALRRAGTRVHEPMHRFRLTAPADVFGTLLPALGRLRAVPHAPTAQGAVYVIDGVIPAARVHGLEQALPGLTRGEGELESTFDHYAPVTGTPPARPRTDHNPLDRKEYVQRVTRRTRVG
- the sodN gene encoding superoxide dismutase, Ni: MLSRLFAPKVKASAHCDLPCGVYDPAQARIEAESVKAVQEKMAANDDAHYQARATVIKEQRAELAKHHVSVLWSDYFKPPHFEKYPELHTLVNDTLKALSAAKGSTDPKTGEKALELIAEIDRIFWETKKA
- a CDS encoding class I SAM-dependent methyltransferase, with protein sequence MTETTSGTGFGTDWRAWQESWDRQQEWYMPDREERFRVMLDMVEALVGPEPRVLDLACGTGSITDRLLKRFPKAVSTGIDLDPALLAIAEGTFAGDDRVTFVTADLKDPGWTSQLPHDSYDAVLTATALHWLFSEPLAALYEQLGKIVADGGVFMNADHMPDPTTPRINAADREQRHARQSAAKAAGVLDWADWWGLAANDPVLAEPTAKRFEIYGEHADGDTPPAEWHIRTLLDAGFTEARTVWSSPSDALVLGLK